The DNA sequence TATAAGTGAAGGTAGAATCCAGCGGGAAGAAATCGTAAACAGTCATTTCCGCATTCTGGTACAATATCATCGAAGAGAAATGTTGCACTTCCAAATACAATCTAACGTCATCTTTCCCTGGGTGTATATTATGCAAGCTGCGTCCGACTTTTGCCGCCTGTAAGAGTAAAAAGttactaacaataagttttttttacttttatttactatttcattCAATAAAATCTTTCTGTTGTTAATTTATGGTATGgtcgatttttattttgttatcgaattataattatattttttcctccaaTAGCTCCTCATTCTGGGTGGAATAAATACGAAACCAAatatataaaatgtaaatacgataaaaaatgtacctacttatgtaagtTTTCGTTGAGTAAAGAAAATATCATACCTTGTCGTAACTCAGAGGAAGATTTGCGATGATATTGCTATTATTGTACAGAATACCGACAGGGAACTCTACCAAATTTGGTAGGTAGATTACTTATATCAAAATGTGATGAAAAAACAATCTTCCACTAAATAAAAATCGGCCcagaataaatttattttgtttaaagtCCTGATTTTGAGCTTAGAGTAAGCCAAAGATTTTGTTTAGCGAAAGCATCTCATTATCTTGAGCGTAACGAGAGATTTAAGACAAACAAGGTCTTGTGTGGCACACAGCAATAATTTTGTCTttgattaaatatatattttcctAAGAAATTTCGTCAAACATGTCACTTACCTGCTCTTTCAACATGCTCCCTGAACACGATATAGTATATATCTTTATCAACTGACACACAATCCATATCGAGCAGTTACATACGTCGTGCGTCGTCAGAGTATGTTCTACAACCAGCCCGTGGTAGAGAATGTGCGATTCACTCACTATTGAGTGGAAACATTGGATCGCAGTAGCCAAAATAGATGCTTGAAATGCTCTATTTATCTCTCGTTTCATCTCCAACATGTTAACATAAACAACTTCTATCTGATTCAATGTAATCCTTTTATCCAGTTTTATAAATTCAGCACTAACCCGGTTGTAGTTACATAAACTTTTCATTTGTTCATTAATGTTCTTGAGCACACCAGCTACCATCAACACTAACACGTAATAAAAGCTAATAAGTGTGAATTGTATCATCTGTGGTAGAATAAAGCTTGACGTCACCAGCATCATTTTCCTCACTGTGTCGTGTCTTGTGAAATTTGTCGTAATTTGTATCAATAATAATAAGAACAGACACAAAATTACTATCTTCACCTGCACTTGTAATCGACGGATAACTTTATAATCAACGAACTTGTTACTCGATGAAACTATAGCATTCAATATTTTCACGTAATTAAATCTGTTTTTATAAGCGCAAAAATAACTGATCGTAACAAATAATAGGAAAGCGAGCATTTCCAACATATAGTTGAACTTGGTCGTTAGAACTTCAGTCATCGTGTTGTTTTCGGTTGAGGCGAACACTTGCTGCGTGTGAAGAACGAAAAACGAGTAAAGAATTAAAATCATTGAAACCGAACAGAGTGAGTTGAAGTATATCGACTTATGGATTATTAT is a window from the Cydia fagiglandana chromosome 13, ilCydFagi1.1, whole genome shotgun sequence genome containing:
- the LOC134670402 gene encoding gustatory receptor 68a-like; the protein is MSYFKKYTSTKTEKINIWGAFKPLYFILTLFGLLPYSLKFPKGSGGAIIIHKSIYFNSLCSVSMILILYSFFVLHTQQVFASTENNTMTEVLTTKFNYMLEMLAFLLFVTISYFCAYKNRFNYVKILNAIVSSSNKFVDYKVIRRLQVQVKIVILCLFLLLLIQITTNFTRHDTVRKMMLVTSSFILPQMIQFTLISFYYVLVLMVAGVLKNINEQMKSLCNYNRVSAEFIKLDKRITLNQIEVVYVNMLEMKREINRAFQASILATAIQCFHSIVSESHILYHGLVVEHTLTTHDVCNCSIWIVCQLIKIYTISCSGSMLKEQAAKVGRSLHNIHPGKDDVRLYLEVQHFSSMILYQNAEMTVYDFFPLDSTFTYNVVSAAVMYIVMLVQFDTNKKS